The Candidatus Manganitrophaceae bacterium genome segment TCGGCGCCTGCGTCTTCCCCTCCGCAGGAATCGAGACGGAAGAAGCCTTGATCGCCGCCGACGACGACGCCCTCTATCAGGCAAAGCGGGGCGGGAAAAACTGTATCCTTTTTCATCAGATCTAGATGGAGCGCGGCTCTTTGGACAGGTTGGACAGGAATGAAGAGAGCGATCGCCTGATTGAGGCGCTGATTCAACTCCTCGGAGAAGAGGAGGGGCATCTGAAGGTCGTTCAGCAAAAACTGATTGAGATCGGCTCTCCCGCGCTCCCTGCCTTGTTGAAATGTAAAAACGAGGGAACGCCGATTATTTCGGAGCGGGCGGAGAAGATCATCGAAACGATCCGGCTCGGAGAGATGGACCAGGAATGGCGACATTATGCGGCGAAAGAGCCTTGCCCGCTTGAAGAAGGGGTTTTTCTACTCGCCCGGTTCGCCGATCCGAAGATCGATCCCCGGCATTATCAGGCGCACCTCAACCGGATGGCCGATGTCTTGCGCGATCGGATTCAGGCGCTCTCCTCCCCCGCGGAGATCCTCCAGGCAATCAGCCATTACCTCTTCAGCGAGCTCGGTTTTTCAGGCAATCGGGAAGATTACTACCTTCCCGAAAACAGCTATATCCATACCGTTCTGGAGACCAAGAAGGGAATTCCGATCAGTCTCTCCACACTGATGCTTCTTCTCGGAGAGCGGCTGAATCTGCCGTTGTATGGAATCGGGATGCCGGGACATTTTCTGGTCCAGTGGTCCGATGCCGCACATGACATTTTCATCGATCCCTTCAATCAGGGAAAGATGATGACCCGCCAGGAGATTGCGTCACAGCTCTCCGCGGACGAAGCGAAATTTGTGAATCGATATCTGCAAAAGGTCTCCACGCGCCAGCTTCTCGCCCGGATGATCCGGAATCTCATCCACGTCTACACGGAGGCGGGAGAGGTAGACAAAGGGACCTGGCTGGGACGCTTTCACGAGCGAATTCGTTTTTCCTGAAGGAAAGGCGGGAGGGGGATCAATCGGGACTTGTTGCAGGCTAGGACGATCCTTCGTCGGGTAAATCCTCTTCCAAAGAGAGATTCCAATAGAGGTAATCTCTCCAACTCTCCGGGGTCTTTTTAAAACCGATCGTAATGGTCAGGGAAGGACTCCAATCGGGCCGTACCGGTTTTTTGATCAGCCGCATGTTCGCTTCTTCAGGGGTGCGCCCGCTTTTTCGGTTATTGCACCGAATACAGGCGGTCACGATGTTCGTCCAGGTCTTCTTTCCCCCCTTGGCAATCGGCACGACATGGTCAAAGGTCAGCTCATCGGCCCGGAAGTGCTGGCCGCAATATTGACAAGAATGCTTGTCCCTCGCGAAAATGTTGCTCCGCGAAAACTTCACTACCCTCTGGTTTTTTCTGATTTTAACCAATTCAAGCAGACGCAAAACGGAAGGAAGCCGGAAGGAGATCGAAATCCCTCGGATCTCTTTGTCGTAGACCTCCAGCACCTCGACCTTCCCCTGGCACAATAGAAGAATGGCCTTTTTCCAAGGGATGACCCGGAGCGGTTCGTAGGTTGCATTCAATAGAAGCGTCATTTCCATAGCGCTTTCCTAAAGTATACCACCTTCCCTTCGGCCTTTTTCAAGGCCGAAGCAGATGCAAACCAGATGCAAGATAAAGAGACAATGGGTGACAGGGTACTGCGAAAAGGACTGATGGTCCCGAAGGTTTTCCCGACGGTCCACAAAGAGGTCATCCAAAAGGAAGGCGAACGCCCAAGCGAGATGTTGGTGCCGAAGGGGGGATTTGAACCCCCACGGGTTGCCCCACACGCCCCTCAAACGTGCGTGTCTACCAGTTCCACCACTTCGGCAAATTTTTCGACATTATAATAACTTCGTGGCACCCTGTCAAGCAATGGCGTGTGATTTTGACGGAGAATTTCATCTTCATAAATATCCTAAATCGGATTGACTTGGCCGTTCCGTTTTGGTAGTCTATGCTGCCTTTATGGAAAACAGAACGCAAAAGATGATGCAAAAGATGACACCAATATTGACAATTGAACAGCTGCGGGAAAAAGCCACCCTTCTGCGGTGTGACATCGTGGAGATGATCACCGCCGCCGGATCGGGCCATCCCGGCGGATCGCTCTCGGCGGCCGACCTGATCGCGGCCCTCTACTTCAAGGTCCTTCGACACGACTCCTCTCGTCCAGAGTGGCCCGACCGCGATCGATTTATCCTCAGCAAAGGACACGGCGCGCCGGCCCTTTATGCCGCACTGGCCCGAACCGGATATTTCGCCGTTGAAAAACTAAAGACCCTGCGGAAGCTCGGCAGCCCCCTTCAAGGGCATCCCGAGAAGGGAAAGCTCCCCGGTGTCGAAGCCTCCACCGGATCACTCGGCCAAGGGATCTCGATCGGCGCCGGCATGGCCCTCGCCGGACGGCTCGATCAAAAAGATTATCGGGTCTATGTCTTGATGGGCGATGGAGAGGCGAATGAAGGCCAGGTCTGGGAGGCGGCGATGCTCGCGGCCCATTATAAGATCGATCATCTGACGGTGATCCTTGACTGTAACCGGCAGCAGCTCGATGGATGGACCGCCGAGATTCTCGACATCGAGCCGCTGGCAGACAAATGGCGGGCGTTCGGCTGGCATGTGATCGATTTCGACGGGCACGATCTCGAGCAAATTCTCAGCGCCTTTGAAGAAGCGCAGGGAACGCGGGGAAAGCCGACCCTGCTCCTCGCCCGCACGACCAAAGGACGCGGGGTCTCGTTTATGGAGAACAACCTCGAATTTCATGGCGTCGCGCCGACGGCCGATCAGCTGCAGGCGGCCCTCAAGGAACTCAACGGATGAAAACAGAAAGTCCCTCTCAGACTCAATCGACCGTCGAGAAACCGGCGCCGCGGCAAAAGAAATTGGGTGTCGCCACCCGAGACGCGTATGGACAGGTCCTGGTGGAGCTCGGACACTCCAACCCCCGGAT includes the following:
- a CDS encoding HNH endonuclease, which gives rise to MEMTLLLNATYEPLRVIPWKKAILLLCQGKVEVLEVYDKEIRGISISFRLPSVLRLLELVKIRKNQRVVKFSRSNIFARDKHSCQYCGQHFRADELTFDHVVPIAKGGKKTWTNIVTACIRCNNRKSGRTPEEANMRLIKKPVRPDWSPSLTITIGFKKTPESWRDYLYWNLSLEEDLPDEGSS
- a CDS encoding transketolase encodes the protein MQKMTPILTIEQLREKATLLRCDIVEMITAAGSGHPGGSLSAADLIAALYFKVLRHDSSRPEWPDRDRFILSKGHGAPALYAALARTGYFAVEKLKTLRKLGSPLQGHPEKGKLPGVEASTGSLGQGISIGAGMALAGRLDQKDYRVYVLMGDGEANEGQVWEAAMLAAHYKIDHLTVILDCNRQQLDGWTAEILDIEPLADKWRAFGWHVIDFDGHDLEQILSAFEEAQGTRGKPTLLLARTTKGRGVSFMENNLEFHGVAPTADQLQAALKELNG